One window of Mixophyes fleayi isolate aMixFle1 chromosome 3, aMixFle1.hap1, whole genome shotgun sequence genomic DNA carries:
- the UTS2B gene encoding urotensin-2B, producing MDKATSVHLCLGTLTFLFMISVQAAQGKPYLVQENELFPEKEDVNPQDMLLTLLLNKHLPLRRPSHIEMDLESKLEQLEQLEKLKEQLLEDKTGDMSYTVDRLSASHPKKRACFWKYCV from the exons ATGGATAAAGCCACTTCTGTACATCTGTGCCTTGGGACATTAACTTTCCTGTTCATGATCTCTGTGCAGGCAGCTCAAGGGAAACCTTATTTAGTGCAAG aaaatgaACTGTTTCCAGAGAAAGAAGATGTAAATCCCCAGGACATGCTCCTGACGCTTCTCCTTAATAAACACCTACCCCTCAGAAGACCCTCACATATTG AGATGGATCTGGAAAGCAAGTTAGAGCAACTAGAACAG CTGGAAAAACTGAAGGAACAGCTATTGGAAGATAAGACTGGAGATATGTCATACACCGTGGACAGGTTGTCAGCATCACATCCTAAGAAACGAG CTTGCTTTTGGAAATATTGTGTGTGA